The Winogradskyella schleiferi genome has a window encoding:
- a CDS encoding glycosyltransferase — protein sequence MNILISIIVPVYNVESYLDRCIESLIQQTHKNIEVILVNDGSTDLSGSICDKHALKDKRIRVYHISNGGSSIARNYGLKKSKGDFIGFVDSDDWVKPNMFYELIKFATANDLKVVETSSTHSHLVQAGEPEESVINARIEDRHSALRRIISNAEFAVWRRIYHKSILKDRFFIEGILHQDVYYTIDILNEISNIGYFENQFYVYNIQNLTSIIRSDYSIKKLNSINAGAYVVEHTAHYGKDIQDLAKQYLCKFLTYHYDSLYFNTDLDQDGVHRKNIRNTIKKHYKVENSQFYSYAIVFLPPLLYKIFLTLNKERIKIQRKTLQLFQNV from the coding sequence ATGAACATTTTAATATCTATAATTGTTCCTGTTTATAATGTTGAGTCATACCTAGACCGATGTATTGAATCCCTCATTCAACAAACACATAAAAATATAGAAGTCATTCTAGTTAATGATGGGTCAACAGATTTGAGCGGTAGTATATGTGATAAGCATGCGTTAAAAGACAAACGCATCAGGGTTTATCATATTAGTAATGGTGGGTCTAGTATTGCAAGAAATTACGGACTTAAAAAAAGCAAAGGCGACTTTATTGGATTTGTAGATAGTGATGATTGGGTAAAGCCAAATATGTTTTACGAACTAATTAAATTCGCTACCGCTAATGATTTAAAAGTTGTTGAGACCAGTTCTACGCATTCTCATTTAGTACAAGCAGGTGAACCAGAAGAAAGCGTAATAAATGCAAGAATTGAAGACAGACATTCAGCTTTAAGAAGAATAATTAGTAATGCAGAATTTGCCGTTTGGAGAAGAATATACCATAAATCGATACTAAAAGATCGATTTTTTATTGAAGGCATTTTGCATCAAGATGTTTATTATACCATTGATATTTTAAATGAAATTTCTAATATCGGTTATTTTGAAAATCAATTTTATGTTTACAATATTCAAAACCTGACCAGTATTATTAGAAGTGATTATTCAATAAAAAAATTAAATTCTATAAATGCAGGAGCTTATGTTGTGGAACATACAGCTCATTACGGTAAAGACATACAAGATTTAGCAAAACAATATTTGTGCAAATTTTTGACCTATCACTATGATTCGTTGTACTTTAATACTGACCTCGATCAGGACGGTGTACATCGTAAAAATATTCGAAATACTATCAAAAAACACTATAAGGTAGAAAACAGTCAGTTTTATAGTTATGCCATCGTGTTTTTACCACCTTTGCTGTACAAAATATTTCTGACTCTTAACAAGGAACGGATTAAAATTCAGCGTAAAACATTACAACTTTTTCAAAATGTCTAG
- a CDS encoding O-antigen ligase family protein, which yields MLLILGTILFRQNIMSLSNTNKLWFIFYILYYSFGLLASGVSGFQTSIIATFVPVIYFIGFYFLLSNTEQFKVFFKVITTCFVISSFVTIILIKLNINAYTGEEHGWALDRAGGITGDPNAAAYTSIFAYILFNQLFQPKTFLFRLIKVLILATLFYSLFLTYSTTGLFVFTIVFFLINHKFFTGIKLVLIAVIIPLFYTAIFALKSQVNSLGLSAAQTGKVNNIINLLTFNLEDVDSSGRSNLIERALYYLYENPILGNGVDFAIDQHVHNTYIVIWVDAGLFTFLFFIFMLGYFFLKTLTLSPEIRYFGMSILIVLYIFMVSLQSVINQPNLIVFFVFVGYLIDHNTSKESLNTLKTLET from the coding sequence ATGCTTTTAATACTTGGAACTATTTTATTTCGTCAAAATATAATGTCCTTATCCAATACTAATAAATTATGGTTTATTTTCTATATTTTATATTATAGTTTTGGTTTACTGGCATCAGGAGTTTCTGGTTTTCAAACCTCTATAATTGCAACCTTTGTTCCAGTCATATATTTTATAGGATTTTATTTTCTCTTAAGTAATACGGAACAGTTCAAAGTTTTTTTTAAAGTAATAACAACCTGTTTCGTTATATCTTCTTTTGTTACCATTATATTAATCAAACTTAATATTAATGCCTATACAGGAGAAGAACATGGATGGGCATTGGATCGTGCAGGCGGTATAACAGGAGACCCGAATGCTGCCGCTTATACTAGTATTTTTGCTTATATCTTGTTTAATCAATTATTCCAACCAAAAACGTTTTTATTTAGACTTATAAAAGTACTAATTTTAGCTACTTTGTTCTATAGCTTATTTTTAACCTATTCTACAACGGGTTTATTTGTATTCACTATTGTATTCTTTCTTATAAATCATAAGTTTTTTACAGGTATCAAGCTAGTTTTAATTGCCGTTATAATACCATTATTTTATACCGCAATTTTCGCTCTTAAATCTCAAGTTAATAGTCTGGGCTTGTCTGCTGCACAAACAGGAAAAGTCAATAATATAATTAATCTACTAACTTTTAATCTCGAAGACGTGGATAGTTCTGGACGTTCGAATTTGATAGAACGGGCACTTTATTACCTATACGAAAATCCAATTTTAGGTAATGGTGTAGATTTTGCGATCGACCAGCATGTTCATAATACTTATATTGTTATATGGGTCGATGCAGGTTTATTTACTTTTCTGTTCTTTATTTTTATGCTAGGTTATTTTTTCTTAAAAACACTAACCTTAAGTCCTGAAATTCGATATTTTGGAATGTCTATTTTAATTGTACTATACATATTTATGGTCAGTCTGCAAAGTGTTATTAATCAACCTAATTTAATCGTTTTCTTTGTATTTGTTGGCTATTTGATAGACCATAATACATCTAAAGAATCTTTAAACACTTTAAAAACATTAGAGACATGA
- a CDS encoding serine O-acetyltransferase: MKEIIKADLFRYGGLTKIYKGKRNPGFHYMYYLRKASKYKRFSLLGIYFGLIVKRLSYKYGFQIPVSTSIGEGFYIGHFGTIVINKDAIIGKHCNISHLTTIGQANRGKNKGCPTLGNNVWIGTGSVIAGKITIGNNVLIAPNSFVNFDVPDKSLVIGNPAKIIAKENPTEGYINNILE, from the coding sequence ATGAAAGAAATAATCAAAGCAGATCTATTCCGCTACGGTGGCTTAACAAAAATATATAAAGGAAAAAGAAATCCAGGTTTTCATTATATGTACTACCTACGTAAAGCATCGAAATACAAAAGGTTCTCTTTATTAGGAATTTACTTTGGACTTATTGTAAAAAGACTTAGCTACAAATATGGGTTTCAAATCCCTGTTTCAACTTCAATTGGAGAAGGGTTTTATATTGGGCATTTTGGCACAATCGTCATTAACAAAGATGCTATAATTGGAAAGCATTGCAATATCTCTCATTTAACTACCATAGGTCAAGCAAATAGAGGTAAAAATAAGGGTTGTCCTACTTTAGGAAATAATGTATGGATTGGTACAGGTTCTGTGATTGCTGGCAAAATAACTATAGGAAATAATGTATTAATAGCGCCCAATTCTTTTGTGAATTTTGATGTTCCCGATAAGTCTTTAGTTATTGGTAACCCTGCGAAAATTATAGCAAAGGAAAACCCAACAGAAGGATATATAAACAATATCTTAGAATAA
- a CDS encoding glycosyltransferase → MKLGFLIYSLSGGGAERQCSYILSYCTKHNIDVHLILMNTIIKYELPEGLPIHYLEKSEANENGIIKALKIPFLAYKYAKLLKKLKITHSVSLLTRPNFINIIASKLTRYKFKTIANELAFPTLQYSYKGFQSSFNKTMIRLLYKKSDMIIGNSIGNAKDLIDNFGVPPKIMEVVHNPIDLEKINKIEPIDSFFDKNKFNMITLGRLDVGKNHIMLIEAIHKLNNPLLRLYIFGVGDMQDELEELIKKLNVGEQVFLMGFDANPYKYLKSADIFIFGSNHEGFPNVILEAMACKLPILTTNCKSGPDEIMELESAKDDLMITDYGILVPIKNVDLMAKGINYFVNNKDYLADCKNHGKKRIMIYEKNHILKQYTDLIIEMD, encoded by the coding sequence ATGAAATTAGGTTTTTTAATTTACTCATTATCTGGCGGAGGAGCCGAAAGACAGTGTTCTTATATATTATCTTATTGCACTAAACATAATATAGACGTTCATTTGATCTTAATGAATACCATTATTAAATATGAATTACCCGAAGGATTACCAATTCATTATTTAGAAAAATCAGAAGCAAACGAAAATGGTATAATTAAAGCATTAAAAATTCCTTTTCTTGCTTATAAATACGCCAAATTATTAAAAAAATTAAAGATTACCCATAGCGTAAGCCTTTTAACCAGACCCAATTTTATTAATATTATTGCCAGTAAATTAACGCGTTACAAATTTAAAACGATAGCAAATGAATTAGCTTTTCCTACGCTACAGTATAGCTACAAGGGTTTTCAATCTAGTTTTAATAAAACGATGATTCGATTATTATATAAAAAATCGGATATGATAATTGGTAACTCTATAGGCAATGCCAAAGACCTAATTGATAATTTTGGAGTACCTCCTAAAATTATGGAAGTTGTTCACAACCCTATTGATTTGGAAAAGATAAATAAGATTGAACCTATAGACTCGTTTTTTGATAAGAATAAATTCAACATGATTACTCTAGGACGCTTGGATGTTGGCAAAAACCATATAATGCTCATTGAGGCGATTCACAAACTAAACAACCCGTTATTAAGATTGTATATTTTTGGTGTAGGAGACATGCAGGATGAACTTGAGGAACTTATAAAAAAGTTAAATGTTGGAGAGCAAGTTTTTTTAATGGGTTTTGATGCCAACCCTTATAAATATCTAAAGTCCGCAGACATATTTATCTTTGGATCAAACCATGAAGGATTTCCTAATGTAATATTAGAAGCTATGGCATGTAAACTTCCTATATTAACAACTAATTGCAAGTCAGGACCAGATGAAATAATGGAATTGGAATCAGCTAAAGATGATTTAATGATCACTGATTATGGAATTCTAGTTCCAATTAAAAATGTTGATCTAATGGCTAAAGGAATTAATTATTTTGTTAATAATAAAGATTATTTAGCGGATTGCAAAAACCATGGCAAAAAACGAATTATGATTTATGAAAAAAATCATATTTTGAAACAATATACAGATCTAATAATTGAAATGGATTAA
- a CDS encoding glycosyltransferase family 4 protein, whose product MKIDFIISALSSGGAERVVALVANHLAKNKAHQISIITFYDEMDTDYPLDPSINRIKLNPPKIITNYTLKNITGLINYYKIKANRPDIIISYITLTNLLAITVAKLFSIKIIAQEHNSYLRFMEGRKRISNFTKRYVYRLANTVTVLTSFDIDFYKKNGVKTYVMPNPCSFSPIKDNSHVREKSILAVGNLTRYHHKGLDNLIELIAPVLKENPDWKLKIAGTGDGDIGLNHLTQLAKDNNILDKVEFIGFITDISKVMHQSSIFILPSRFEGLPMVLLEAMSQGMACISYDCKTGPSDIIENNVNGLLIEDQNMTRMQEGLRELINSESLRNRLSENGINSLNKYSISSISERYENLITNIVK is encoded by the coding sequence ATGAAAATAGATTTTATCATATCAGCTTTAAGTAGCGGAGGAGCTGAACGCGTAGTTGCATTGGTTGCAAATCATTTAGCTAAGAACAAAGCACACCAGATTTCTATTATAACTTTTTATGATGAAATGGATACAGATTATCCACTTGACCCATCTATCAATAGAATAAAGTTAAATCCGCCAAAAATTATTACGAATTACACTTTGAAAAATATTACTGGTCTAATTAATTATTATAAAATTAAAGCTAATAGACCTGACATAATTATATCTTATATTACACTCACAAATCTTTTAGCTATAACCGTAGCTAAATTATTTTCGATAAAAATTATTGCGCAAGAACACAATTCCTATCTACGATTTATGGAAGGAAGAAAGAGAATTTCAAATTTCACTAAAAGGTATGTTTACAGATTAGCTAATACGGTCACTGTTTTGACTTCATTTGATATTGATTTTTATAAGAAAAATGGTGTAAAAACATATGTTATGCCAAATCCTTGCAGCTTTTCTCCTATTAAAGATAATTCACATGTTCGGGAAAAATCAATTTTAGCGGTTGGAAATTTAACGCGTTACCATCATAAAGGGCTCGATAATTTAATTGAATTAATAGCTCCCGTGCTTAAAGAGAATCCCGATTGGAAATTAAAAATTGCTGGAACTGGAGATGGGGATATAGGGTTAAATCATTTAACCCAATTGGCTAAGGATAATAATATATTAGATAAAGTCGAATTCATTGGTTTTATAACGGATATCTCTAAGGTCATGCACCAATCTTCAATATTTATATTGCCTTCAAGATTTGAGGGATTACCTATGGTATTATTAGAAGCTATGTCCCAAGGAATGGCATGTATTTCTTACGATTGTAAAACTGGGCCTTCCGATATTATAGAAAATAATGTGAACGGCTTACTGATTGAAGATCAAAACATGACCAGAATGCAAGAAGGTCTAAGAGAACTTATAAATAGCGAGAGTTTAAGAAATAGACTTTCTGAAAATGGTATTAACTCACTCAATAAATATAGCATTTCAAGTATTTCGGAGCGTTACGAAAATTTAATTACTAACATAGTTAAATAA
- a CDS encoding glycosyltransferase, translating to MKTRKINITFALPNLLPGGAERVFSYIAQNIDPEKFEVTLLIVGYSKDASYDVKDIKLVFLEKARVLNGVTALFKYVRKNKPDILVSAVGHLNTVTAYMSVFFPKTKFISREVTVLSLDTDFFKTKEFNPLSFIGNKRFNRFDKIICQSQDMLDDIKDNYNISAEKMIVINNPITDSFKLKEQKTKNNPIQYITVGRLSKEKGYERILKILSKLDFPFHYTIIGNGSEKDTIFSLIEQFGLTDKITHINFTKEVSKYLAKSDFFLQGSYFEGFPNCLIESCSVGTPVLAFNVPGGTKEIIEDGINGYMVENEEGYIEKLKDTRQWNPIDVRESVNKKFNKDVILQQYEDLFINIIK from the coding sequence ATGAAAACAAGAAAAATTAATATCACATTTGCGCTTCCCAATCTTCTACCAGGTGGTGCAGAACGCGTGTTTTCTTACATTGCTCAAAATATTGATCCAGAAAAGTTTGAAGTTACGTTATTAATAGTAGGTTATTCAAAAGATGCTTCTTACGATGTAAAAGATATAAAACTCGTCTTCTTAGAAAAAGCCAGAGTTTTGAATGGCGTTACCGCACTGTTTAAATATGTTAGAAAAAACAAACCAGACATATTAGTAAGTGCTGTTGGTCATCTTAATACAGTTACGGCATACATGTCTGTCTTTTTTCCTAAAACAAAATTCATATCCAGGGAAGTTACCGTGCTTAGTTTGGACACTGATTTTTTTAAAACAAAGGAGTTTAACCCTCTTTCTTTTATAGGGAATAAACGATTTAATCGCTTTGATAAGATTATATGTCAATCTCAAGATATGCTAGATGACATAAAAGACAATTACAATATAAGTGCTGAAAAAATGATTGTAATTAACAATCCTATTACAGACAGTTTTAAATTAAAAGAGCAAAAAACCAAAAACAACCCTATTCAATATATTACCGTAGGAAGATTAAGCAAAGAAAAAGGCTATGAGAGGATTTTAAAAATCCTATCGAAACTTGATTTTCCATTTCACTACACAATAATTGGCAATGGCAGTGAGAAAGACACTATTTTTTCTTTAATAGAGCAATTTGGCTTAACAGATAAAATTACACATATCAATTTTACCAAGGAGGTTTCAAAATACCTTGCTAAAAGTGATTTTTTTCTGCAAGGTTCTTATTTCGAAGGTTTTCCAAATTGCTTAATTGAATCTTGTTCTGTAGGAACACCTGTCTTGGCATTTAATGTTCCTGGCGGTACTAAAGAAATCATTGAAGATGGTATAAATGGCTATATGGTTGAAAATGAAGAAGGTTATATCGAAAAATTGAAGGATACTCGTCAATGGAATCCAATTGATGTCAGGGAATCTGTAAACAAAAAGTTTAATAAAGACGTAATTCTTCAACAGTATGAAGACTTATTCATCAATATAATAAAGTAA
- a CDS encoding polysaccharide biosynthesis protein encodes MSRVNHALKNMKFSMFFYLTFLILQFVSRKLFLDNLGDEFMGLSGTLRSFLGFLNLAELGIGAAVGFSLYKPIFNKEHHKINELISLFGHLYKKIGLFIIIAGVVISCFFPIIFDSLNAPLTVVYYTYYTFLFGMCLNFFFNYHIILLQADQKDYVITSSSQSINLIKILLQCIIVYYYQSVYGWITLELIYYIVNSYILRRKVKQIYPWLGINQKTTNSILKTNPEIIKKVKQISLHKLGTFVTGGTDQILIFVFISIETVAFFGNYELVFSRLLQLVNTAFAGTAAGIGNLVAENNKKNINKVFWEMMALRFYIGGLAIIVLYFVTEPFILVWLSDKTYILSKYVLILFLLNMFIMQIRVPVDHFKDAYGLYQDIWAPVAQSIINLGMSIILLHYFDLAGILMGTTIAFSIVILLWRPYFLYKHGFKENLWHYWKRFLILVLSLILPFYICYEIQKFLILGDINLFNLIIYAFKILLLAFVAYTPIIYISSLGFRNVSKRIFTLVKLK; translated from the coding sequence ATGTCTAGAGTAAACCATGCCCTGAAAAACATGAAGTTTAGCATGTTTTTCTATCTTACGTTTTTGATTCTACAATTTGTTTCGAGAAAATTATTTTTAGATAATTTAGGAGATGAATTCATGGGACTTTCAGGAACGCTGAGAAGTTTCCTGGGCTTTTTGAATTTAGCAGAATTGGGTATCGGTGCGGCTGTTGGTTTTAGTCTCTATAAACCAATTTTCAATAAAGAACATCATAAAATTAATGAACTAATCAGTCTATTTGGCCATCTATACAAAAAAATAGGGCTATTTATCATAATTGCTGGAGTCGTAATTTCATGTTTTTTTCCTATTATATTTGATTCGCTTAATGCACCGTTAACGGTTGTCTATTATACCTATTACACATTCTTATTTGGTATGTGTTTAAATTTTTTCTTCAACTACCATATTATTCTTCTTCAGGCGGATCAAAAAGACTATGTTATAACTTCAAGTTCACAATCCATAAACTTGATAAAAATCTTACTCCAATGCATCATAGTGTATTATTATCAAAGTGTTTATGGATGGATTACCTTAGAATTGATATACTATATAGTTAATAGTTATATTTTAAGAAGGAAAGTAAAACAAATTTATCCATGGTTAGGGATCAATCAAAAGACAACAAATTCGATCTTAAAGACCAACCCTGAAATTATCAAAAAAGTTAAGCAAATCTCTTTGCACAAGTTAGGAACGTTTGTCACAGGTGGCACAGACCAAATATTGATTTTTGTTTTCATAAGTATTGAAACGGTAGCATTTTTTGGTAATTATGAGTTAGTATTTAGCAGACTATTGCAATTAGTAAATACAGCTTTTGCGGGTACAGCTGCCGGAATAGGCAATTTAGTAGCAGAGAACAACAAAAAGAATATTAACAAAGTTTTTTGGGAAATGATGGCGCTTCGATTTTATATAGGTGGTTTAGCCATAATAGTTCTTTATTTTGTAACGGAACCTTTTATTTTAGTTTGGTTATCCGATAAGACCTACATTTTAAGTAAATATGTCTTAATATTGTTTCTTTTGAATATGTTCATAATGCAAATTAGAGTTCCTGTAGATCACTTCAAAGATGCCTATGGATTATACCAAGATATTTGGGCACCAGTTGCACAAAGCATCATAAATTTAGGGATGTCCATAATCTTACTTCATTATTTTGATCTTGCTGGTATTCTTATGGGAACAACAATCGCATTTTCAATTGTTATATTATTGTGGAGACCTTATTTTTTATATAAACATGGCTTTAAGGAAAACCTATGGCATTATTGGAAAAGATTTTTGATTTTAGTATTGTCGTTGATTTTACCATTTTATATTTGCTATGAAATTCAGAAATTCTTAATCTTGGGAGACATAAACCTCTTTAATTTAATCATTTATGCTTTCAAAATATTACTACTTGCGTTTGTAGCATATACACCTATTATTTACATATCGAGTCTTGGATTTAGAAATGTTTCTAAAAGAATATTTACCCTAGTAAAACTGAAATAA
- a CDS encoding glycosyltransferase family 2 protein: MNFIDFIPTFNTEDIIENSEYRFSIFTPVYNRADTIHRVFDSLNSQTFTDFELILINDGSTDNSHQTILELLKTAKFKVNYINNAKNQHKMACYFQAIDLAQGEFLIILDSDDECVENALEVFSNSYDSIPENKKKMISGITAMCKDESGQVIGEKFPEYPYYSSTFRQNLYHPVVMERWGFTKTEILKRIKINPDMFAKGLIPEGLIWEFISSLGYETLYINEVLRIYYLDTHNRLSNRDHEKNSFGMAVYSLSVINWFSKDYFLKKPTYFLKRTYTLLRAAHYLNFKKQDYLRELPNITLRFLFNIGWHFKHLLR; the protein is encoded by the coding sequence ATGAATTTTATTGATTTTATACCAACCTTCAATACTGAAGACATTATAGAAAATTCCGAGTATAGATTTTCTATTTTCACTCCAGTGTATAATAGAGCAGATACTATTCATCGTGTTTTTGATTCATTGAATAGTCAAACCTTCACGGACTTCGAATTGATATTGATCAATGATGGTTCTACTGACAATTCCCACCAAACGATATTGGAACTTTTAAAAACTGCTAAATTCAAGGTCAATTATATTAATAATGCCAAAAACCAACATAAAATGGCTTGTTACTTTCAAGCCATAGATCTAGCCCAAGGTGAATTTTTAATCATATTAGATTCTGACGACGAATGTGTAGAAAATGCCTTAGAAGTTTTTAGTAATTCTTATGATTCTATTCCTGAAAATAAAAAGAAGATGATTAGTGGCATTACTGCAATGTGCAAAGACGAGTCAGGACAAGTGATTGGAGAAAAATTTCCGGAGTACCCTTATTACAGTAGTACTTTTAGACAAAACCTTTATCATCCTGTTGTTATGGAAAGATGGGGTTTTACAAAGACCGAAATATTGAAAAGGATAAAAATAAATCCAGATATGTTTGCAAAAGGACTTATTCCTGAAGGTTTAATCTGGGAATTTATCTCTAGCCTAGGTTATGAGACATTATACATTAATGAAGTCTTAAGAATCTATTATCTCGATACCCATAACAGATTGTCTAATAGAGATCACGAAAAGAATTCTTTTGGTATGGCTGTCTATTCATTATCTGTTATCAATTGGTTCTCAAAAGATTATTTTTTAAAAAAGCCAACATACTTTTTAAAACGAACGTATACACTTTTGAGAGCCGCACATTATTTAAATTTTAAAAAGCAAGATTACTTACGCGAACTTCCAAATATAACGTTGAGATTTTTATTTAATATAGGATGGCATTTTAAACATTTATTAAGATAA